The genomic stretch CGAGCGCGACCCGGAGAAGCCCGAGGTCGTGCTGACCGTGCGCGGCGTGGGCTACAAGGCCGGCCCGCCGTGAGCGCGAGCCGCCCGTCGTGACTCGCACGTCGCCCCCCGAGACCACGGTGGGGGCGCCCGGCCCACCCGCGCCCGTGCCACGTCCCCGGCGCGTCGGCGAGCTGGCCCGCGTGCGGCGTGGTCTGCGGCGTCGAGCCGTCCGGGCGCGGCGGAAGGTCCGGTCCGTCCTCCAGCGCACCGGCGGACAGGCGCTCCAGGCCTGGCGCTCCTCGCTGCAGGTGCGCATCGGCGCCATCACCATGCTCGTCGCCGGCACCGTGGTGATCATCGTGAGCCTGGTCCTCTTCAGCCAGATCAAGGACCAGCTGCTCACGGTCAAGGAGAAGGCGGCGGTCGCGCAGACGCAGGCGGGTGTCTCCTACGCCACGACCCAGGTGACCGGCATCGCCGCCGGCGACGCCGCCAGCGTGCGCACCACCCTCGAGCGCACGGTGCGGGAGCTGAAGCGCCGCGCGGGCGCCGCTGGCGACTTCGACCTCGTCATGGTGCACCGCACCGGTGACCGGGAGCGCACCGCACCCAACCCCAGCCTCATCTTCGACACGCTGCCGCCCGACCTGCGGGCCGACATCGCCGCGGGCGGGCAGGCGATGAAGTACTGGCCGGTCCCGAACGACCGGCGGCAGCTGCAGCCGACCCTGCTGGTCGGGGCTGCCGTGCCCAGCGACACCGCCGGCACCCAGCAGATCGAGCTCTACTACGCGTTCCCACTCGACCAGGAGCAGGAGAGCCTGGCGGGCATCCGCAGCACCGTCATCATCAGCGGCATCGCGCTCACGCTCTTCGTGGTCGGCATCGGCGTGCTGGTGACGCGGCTGGTCGTGGACCCGGTGCGCCGCGCCGCCGGCACGGCGCAACAGCTGGCCGAGGGGCAGCTGGAACAGCGCATGACGGTGCGCGGGGAGGACGACCTCGCCCGCCTGGCGACCAGCTTCAACGCGATGGCCGACAGCCTGCAGCGGCAGATCACCCAACTGGAGGGGCTGTCCCAGTTGCAGCAGCGGTTCACCTCCGACGTCTCGCACGAGCTGCGCACGCCGCTGACCACGGTCCAGATGGCCGCCGACGTGCTGCACGAGGCCCGGGGCGACTTCCCGCCGCACGTGGCCCGCTCGGCGGAGCTGCTGCGGGCGGAGCTGGACCGCTTCGAGTCGCTGCTGACCGACCTGCTGGAGATCAGCCGGTACGACGCCGGTGCCGCCGTCCTCGACTCCGAGCCGACCGACCTCGGCGCGCTCGTCGCCCGGGTGGTGGCGGGCATGTACGGGCTGGCGGAGCGCCACGGGACCGAGCTCGCGGTCAACCGCCCCGACGAGGAGATCATCGCCGAGGTCGACGCCCGTCGGGTGGAGCGGATCCTGCGCAACCTCGTCGGCAACGCCATCGAGCACGGTGCCGGGCACCCGGTCGAGATCACCCTGGCCGCGAACCGGACGGCGGCGGCCGTCACGGTGCGCGACCTCGGAGTGGGCCTGTCCTCGGCCGATGCCCAGCACGTCTTCGACCGCTTCTGGCGGGCCGACCCGTCCCGGGTCCGCACGGTGGGGGGCAGCGGCCTGGGTCTGTCGATCAGCCTCGAGGACGCGCGGCTGCACGGCGGCTGGCTGCAGGTGTGGGGCCAGCCCGGCGCGGGCGCGCAGTTCCGGCTGACCCTTCCGCTCACCGCCGGCGGCGACCTCACCAGCTCTCCGCTGCCCCTGCGCCCCGCCGTGATCCGCCGTCCCGGGGGTGTGGCGTGACCGTCCGACGAGGATGGGCGGTCGTCGTCCACGTCC from Blastococcus sp. PRF04-17 encodes the following:
- the mtrB gene encoding MtrAB system histidine kinase MtrB, yielding MPRPRRVGELARVRRGLRRRAVRARRKVRSVLQRTGGQALQAWRSSLQVRIGAITMLVAGTVVIIVSLVLFSQIKDQLLTVKEKAAVAQTQAGVSYATTQVTGIAAGDAASVRTTLERTVRELKRRAGAAGDFDLVMVHRTGDRERTAPNPSLIFDTLPPDLRADIAAGGQAMKYWPVPNDRRQLQPTLLVGAAVPSDTAGTQQIELYYAFPLDQEQESLAGIRSTVIISGIALTLFVVGIGVLVTRLVVDPVRRAAGTAQQLAEGQLEQRMTVRGEDDLARLATSFNAMADSLQRQITQLEGLSQLQQRFTSDVSHELRTPLTTVQMAADVLHEARGDFPPHVARSAELLRAELDRFESLLTDLLEISRYDAGAAVLDSEPTDLGALVARVVAGMYGLAERHGTELAVNRPDEEIIAEVDARRVERILRNLVGNAIEHGAGHPVEITLAANRTAAAVTVRDLGVGLSSADAQHVFDRFWRADPSRVRTVGGSGLGLSISLEDARLHGGWLQVWGQPGAGAQFRLTLPLTAGGDLTSSPLPLRPAVIRRPGGVA